From Montipora foliosa isolate CH-2021 chromosome 6, ASM3666993v2, whole genome shotgun sequence, a single genomic window includes:
- the LOC138006244 gene encoding uncharacterized protein isoform X2, whose translation MWHSDYATNWPGMVQQQLLHENYIDEDDESHVKRPMNSFMIWAKIMRRKFAEENPKLHNAEISKLLGKAWNELTTKEKRPFVEKAERLRIRHMKEHPNYRYTPKKRSQDRRPGQRTNSTYINPTFISSISNVVMSSQVFGLPGTPGDPSSPREKQLPSSQYMDPIGRCYSTGNENWNVNMFTETLNNRNDYLTYPSARLEKEFNRPANFIGPTGADSLQFEGNNGSGTDTEVERQPRKIVGRTRLSSCRFAAQPQDIESDAEEGSSICASKILRGGTGAMFENFSELLCEDLDRDELSMYLAQAY comes from the exons ATGTGGCACAGCGACTATGCAACCAATTGGCCTGGAATGGTACAACAGCAGCTTCTCCACGAAAACTACATCGACGAAGATGATGAATCTCACGTTAAAAGACCCATGAATTCGTTCATGATCTGGGCAAAGATTATGCGACGCAAGTTTGCTGAGGAAAACCCGAAACTACACAATGCGGAAATCAGCAAGCTTTTGGGCAAAGCTTGGAATGAGCTCACGACGAAGGAGAAGCGACCATTTGTCGAGAAAGCCGAAAGGCTAAGAATTCGCCATATGAAGGAACATCCGAACTATCGTTACACGCCAAAGAAACGCTCACAAGATAGACGACCTGGGCAGAGAACAAACTCGACTTACATTAATCCAACGTTTATCAGCAGCATTTCCAATGTTGTGATGAGCAGTCAGGTATTTGGTCTACCTGGGACTCCAGGAGATCCGAGCAGTCCCAGGGAGAAACAGCTTCCCTCATCCCAGTACATGGATCCCATTGGGCGGTGTTATTCTACAGGAAATGAGAACTGGAACGTAAACATGTTCACAGAAACACTCAATAATCGCAATGATTATCTCACTTACCCTTCAGCAAGACTTGAAAAGGAGTTCAACAGACCAGCTAACTTCATCGGACCAACTGGAGCTGATAGTCTACAATTCGAAG GAAATAATGGATCCGGCACAGATACCGAAGTCGAAAGGCAACCACGAAAGATTGTCGGCAGAACGAGGCTGAGTTCTTGTAGATTTGCCGCACAGCCGCAAGACATAGAAAGTGACGCTGAAGAAGGAAGCTCAATTTGTGCTTCAAAAATACTTAGAGGAGGCACTGGAGCTATGTTTGAAAACTTTTCCGAGCTGTTGTGTGAGGATTTGGATCGAGATGAGCTTAGCATGTACTTGGCTCAGGCATATTAA
- the LOC138006243 gene encoding adenosine receptor A2b-like, translating into MPFIKHLCEETWPPFALSVLTASIAFGLCLITLPGNFLLCIAMIKDPYKELKNSFNCFVLQLAISDLVVGALTEPLFIMFHTREAMGYPVMHNVWLIHLSFFVSYTASLLSLVALTLDRYFTVMSYHKRVLSNNTVNLISVLIWVISISLSCFYFVTGFYLFAFMFNNAALIIIVTILTFTYVRIHQRLKQQITRWSWLHQTQVKLKAMSMERKLNRAFYTILGIFLACLIPSAVMMYIISFSDNCSCTLVHWFRDLDCLFPLVNCSVNQFLYAWKSRNFRRAVTTVFCKTASYEVTSPPLTPNGTVSTINSKRADELEPESMIALDPVRLLRATAMDEDVLCEVHDNIVAEE; encoded by the coding sequence ATGCCATTCATCAAGCATTTATGTGAAGAAACGTGGCCACCATTTGCTCTTTCTGTGCTGACAGCGTCCATAGCTTTTGGATTATGTCTCATAACTTTACCTGGAAACTTTTTACTTTGCATTGCTATGATCAAAGATCCTTACAAAGAACTGAAGAATTCGTTCAACTGCTTCGTTCTGCAGCTGGCCATAAGCGACCTCGTGGTTGGCGCATTGACCGAGCCTCTATTTATCATGTTTCATACAAGAGAAGCCATGGGATATCCTGTTATGCATAATGTCTGGTTAATTCATTTGTCGTTCTTCGTCTCTTACACAGCTTCGTTATTGAGTCTGGTGGCTCTAACTCTTGATCGATATTTCACAGTGATGTCGTACCACAAGAGAGTCTTATCCAATAACACTGTGAACCTGATATCGGTGCTTATATGGGTGATATCCATATCATTGTCGTGCTTTTATTTCGTCACTGGCTTTTACTTGTTTGCATTTATGTTCAACAATGCAGCCCTTATAATAATAGTAACCATATTAACGTTTACATATGTCCGTATTCATCAAAGGCTAAAACAGCAAATAACGCGCTGGAGCTGGCTTCACCAGACACAGGTGAAACTAAAGGCTATGTCCATGGAACGAAAACTAAACCGAGCCTTTTACACCATTTTGGGAATTTTCCTGGCGTGTCTGATTCCCTCCGCTGTTATGATGTATATCATCAGTTTCAGTGACAATTGCAGCTGTACGCTAGTTCATTGGTTCAGAGACTTGGATTGCCTATTTCCTTTGGTTAATTGTTCGGTGAACCAATTTCTATACGCCTGGAAAAGTCGTAATTTCAGAAGAGCCGTCACCACAGTGTTCTGTAAAACAGCTTCATATGAAGTTACTTCGCCTCCTTTGACTCCAAATGGAACTGTGTCTACTATCAACTCTAAACGTGCAGACGAACTGGAACCCGAGTCGATGATAGCTTTGGATCCTGTTCGTCTTTTGAGAGCAACCGCTATGGATGAAGATGTGTTATGTGAAGTACACGATAACATTGTTGCGGAAGAGTAA
- the LOC138006244 gene encoding transcription factor Sox-17-beta.1-like isoform X1 codes for MWHSDYATNWPGMVQQQLLHENYIDEDDESHVKRPMNSFMIWAKIMRRKFAEENPKLHNAEISKLLGKAWNELTTKEKRPFVEKAERLRIRHMKEHPNYRYTPKKRSQDRRPGQRTNSTYINPTFISSISNVVMSSQVFGLPGTPGDPSSPREKQLPSSQYMDPIGRCYSTGNENWNVNMFTETLNNRNDYLTYPSARLEKEFNRPANFIGPTGADSLQFEGNPCLTNHRSNNALDHMDSRSNTGQGNLFSPENERKDVVLSPCAYQYGPQLKSSETVDYNLNGLRSSIIKTSFPAGNNGSGTDTEVERQPRKIVGRTRLSSCRFAAQPQDIESDAEEGSSICASKILRGGTGAMFENFSELLCEDLDRDELSMYLAQAY; via the coding sequence ATGTGGCACAGCGACTATGCAACCAATTGGCCTGGAATGGTACAACAGCAGCTTCTCCACGAAAACTACATCGACGAAGATGATGAATCTCACGTTAAAAGACCCATGAATTCGTTCATGATCTGGGCAAAGATTATGCGACGCAAGTTTGCTGAGGAAAACCCGAAACTACACAATGCGGAAATCAGCAAGCTTTTGGGCAAAGCTTGGAATGAGCTCACGACGAAGGAGAAGCGACCATTTGTCGAGAAAGCCGAAAGGCTAAGAATTCGCCATATGAAGGAACATCCGAACTATCGTTACACGCCAAAGAAACGCTCACAAGATAGACGACCTGGGCAGAGAACAAACTCGACTTACATTAATCCAACGTTTATCAGCAGCATTTCCAATGTTGTGATGAGCAGTCAGGTATTTGGTCTACCTGGGACTCCAGGAGATCCGAGCAGTCCCAGGGAGAAACAGCTTCCCTCATCCCAGTACATGGATCCCATTGGGCGGTGTTATTCTACAGGAAATGAGAACTGGAACGTAAACATGTTCACAGAAACACTCAATAATCGCAATGATTATCTCACTTACCCTTCAGCAAGACTTGAAAAGGAGTTCAACAGACCAGCTAACTTCATCGGACCAACTGGAGCTGATAGTCTACAATTCGAAGGTAACCCATGCCTTACTAATCATCGAAGCAATAATGCGTTGGATCATATGGATAGCAGATCCAACACAGGCCAAGGAAATTTGTTTTCCCcagaaaatgaaaggaaagatGTCGTTCTTTCTCCTTGCGCTTATCAATATGGACCGCAATTGAAGTCGTCTGAGACCGTTGATTATAATCTTAATGGTCTTCGATCGTCGATAATCAAGACATCTTTTCCCGCAGGAAATAATGGATCCGGCACAGATACCGAAGTCGAAAGGCAACCACGAAAGATTGTCGGCAGAACGAGGCTGAGTTCTTGTAGATTTGCCGCACAGCCGCAAGACATAGAAAGTGACGCTGAAGAAGGAAGCTCAATTTGTGCTTCAAAAATACTTAGAGGAGGCACTGGAGCTATGTTTGAAAACTTTTCCGAGCTGTTGTGTGAGGATTTGGATCGAGATGAGCTTAGCATGTACTTGGCTCAGGCATATTAA
- the LOC138006242 gene encoding adenosine receptor A2b-like: protein MKFSANLCDDVWAPFATSVTTACISAVLCVITAPGNLLICWAIIKNPNRDLKSSFNYLVLNLAIADCFIGTVTEPVFVWYHSSEALHREVLELRVVVYMSYFVTSTASILSIAALATDRYLALTSTTIRKLSSTKAIAVSVVIWLFSVVLPLIYFAAGFYTLAFIYANTAIILTSFLLFFYFVRIIHILNAHEKQMRAVLGLGDKRRGLSVEKKATESFFRILLFFFICSFPSCIMIYVINLCDTCSCDLINWFRDLQYLLVLVNSSSNQFMYAWRMKSYRRAFGRIHPMLMGNQTSSVSDASSSVAADLNVCRIVPKANSDDGSKVKD, encoded by the coding sequence ATGAAGTTCAGCGCTAATCTTTGCGACGATGTCTGGGCCCCGTTCGCTACATCCGTGACAACCGCTTGTATTTCGGCCGTTTTGTGTGTGATCACCGCTCCAGGCAATTTATTAATCTGTTGGGCCATCATAAAAAACCCCAATAGGGACCTCAAATCCTCATTCAACTACCTGGTCTTGAATTTAGCGATTGCTGACTGTTTTATTGGGACTGTGACCGAACCCGTATTTGTGTGGTACCACAGCTCTGAAGCACTGCACCGCGAAGTCTTGGAACTTCGTGTTGTAGTTTATATGTCCTATTTCGTGACTTCTACAGCTTCGATTTTGAGCATAGCTGCTTTGGCAACCGACCGATACCTTGCTTTGACTTCCACCACAATCAGAAAGTTATCTTCCACCAAAGCCATCGCTGTGTCTGTGGTAATTTGGCTTTTCTCCGTGGTCCTGCCCTTGATATATTTCGCTGCTGGATTTTACACTTTAGCCTTCATTTACGCTAACACAGCAATTATTCTAACCTcgttccttttatttttttatttcgtgAGAATTATTCATATCCTAAACGCTCACGAAAAACAAATGAGAGCTGTTCTTGGCCTGGGTGATAAACGAAGGGGGCTTAGCGTGGAAAAGAAGGCTACGGAGAGCTTCTTTCGAATATTGCTCTTCTTTTTTATCTGTAGTTTCCCATCGTGCATCATGATATACGTCATTAACTTGTGCGACACTTGCAGTTGCGATCTCATAAACTGGTTCAGAGACCTTCAATATTTACTGGTTCTTGTTAATTCGTCAAGTAACCAGTTCATGTACGCATGGCGCATGAAAAGCTACCGTCGAGCATTTGGCAGGATCCATCCAATGTTAATGGGAAATCAGACGTCCTCTGTATCCGATGCCTCTTCTTCTGTCGCTGCGGACCTCAATGTCTGTCGTATTGTTCCGAAAGCCAACTCCGATGATGGGTCTAAGGTGAAAGACTAA
- the LOC138008330 gene encoding homeobox protein not2-like isoform X2, producing the protein MSWLPHKTSPQMRRVNEETKNSHFSSPFSIRAILSSSSSTSSSAVRFCPPFSYPELPIASGPAHYPSYHRCCAHGACSVYWTTNADRNNERLPMAVKRGKKRNKFKKRTRTIFTPSQLELLESSFCREQYVAGEERRRLASELNLAETHVKVWFQNRRIRLRKQATQQMNGEKKPKKRRLANK; encoded by the exons ATGTCTTGGTTGCCACACAAAACGTCACCGCAAATGCGTCGTGTCAACGAAGAAACCAAGAATTCTCATTTTTCAAGTCCTTTTTCTATCCGTGCCATTTTGTCCTCCTCCTCATCGACATCTTCGTCGGCAGTACGCTTTTGTCCACCCTTTTCATATCCAGAACTCCCGATCGCTTCTGGGCCAGCACATTACCCGTCATACCATCGCTGCTGTGCACACGGAGCATGCTCTGTCTACTGGACGACAAATGCGG ACCGAAATAATGAAAGGCTGCCGATGGCAGTTAAAAGGGGCAAAAAGAGAAACAAATTCAAGAAAAGGACACGGACTATTTTCACACCTTCGCAGCTGGAACTACTAGAAAGCAGTTTCTGCCGAGAGCAGTACGTAGCTGGCGAAGAACGCCGCCGCCTGGCCTCTGAGCTTAACCTAGCAGAAACGCACGTTAAAGTCTGGTTCCAAAACAGAAGGATTCGACTGAGAAAACAAGCTACACAACAGATGAATGGagaaaagaaaccaaagaaaagaCGATTAGCAAATAAATGA
- the LOC138008330 gene encoding histamine H2 receptor-like isoform X1 codes for MVFGSRVCDQRAPLELSLTTTIVTAILCLITVPGNMLICWVVVKDPNKELRYSQFNCLVLNLAIADLITGLITEPLFVAFHIKEFQGKQAMDNFAIIHVAYFISCTSSLLSISSLATERYLSVTSKYRRIYSQSKMVIWSVLIWISSIAVSFVYFAVGFYKFVFVFSNIIVIATFCAIIYAYIRIYQSLHAQGHVTAENDRFMDRRIRYEKRATRSFLLVLIVFICCNLSSCAMVYVILLCDVCSCYVIHWLRDFQFLTALVNCAANQFLYAWRMSSFVRAFKRSFHRTVVSTRSGENPSDLQMCAYARNSSLETHTSQTRTLTLNLNG; via the coding sequence ATGGTATTTGGCAGCCGTGTTTGCGACCAAAGGGCGCCTTTGGAGTTATCCCTTACAACCACGATCGTCACAGCAATCTTATGTTTAATAACAGTGCCAGGAAATATGTTGATATGCTGGGTGGTAGTAAAAGACCCCAACAAAGAACTCAGGTATTCGCAATTCAATTGCTTGGTACTGAATCTGGCGATCGCTGATCTTATCACTGGCCTGATAACAGAGCCATTATTTGTCGCATTTCATATCAAAGAGTTTCAAGGAAAGCAAGCAATGGATAACTTTGCCATAATCCACGTGGCTTACTTCATATCGTGTACTTCCTCATTGCTTAGTATTTCATCCCTGGCAACCGAAAGATACCTTAGCGTTACTTCAAAATACAGAAGAATTTACTCGCAATCCAAAATGGTAATTTGGTCGGTTTTAATTTGGATCTCTTCTATTGCCGTGTCGTTTGTTTACTTCGCTGTTGGTTTTTATAAATTCGTCTTCGTCTTTTCCAATATAATAGTAATCGCTACTTTCTGTGCCATAATTTACGCTTATATTCGCATCTATCAAAGCCTCCATGCTCAAGGCCACGTCACAGCGGAGAACGATCGATTTATGGATCGCAGAATAAGATATGAAAAGAGAGCGACGAGGTCTTTTCTTTTGGTTCTTATCGTCTTCATTTGCTGCAATCTGTCTTCATGCGCCATGGTGTACGTTATTTTACTATGTGACGTATGCAGCTGTTACGTCATTCACTGGTTGCGGGATTTTCAGTTTCTTACAGCTCTAGTCAACTGCGCTGCCAATCAATTTCTCTACGCATGGCGTATGTCCTCGTTTGTGAGAGCCTTCAAGCGGAGCTTTCATCGCACAGTGGTTTCTACGAGGAGCGGCGAAAACCCTAGTGATTTACAAATGTGTGCCTATGCAAGAAATAGCAGTTTGGAGACACATACTAGCCAGACAAGGACACTTACTTTAAACCTCAATGGTTAA